Part of the Sphingobacterium sp. LZ7M1 genome, TGTGGGTCAACACCGGCTTCCCCTGCTCCATCTTGATGTTTTTCTTTCCGTTTCATAAAGGCTGTCAGATCTTTCTTTTTATCTGGTCTTCCCTTATTATTTAAACCTTCCGTAGCACTTTCATTTTTCGTCGCCATAACACATTTTTTAATATAGAACATATTGCAGATGAATTCGTTGGCAAATAAAACACAAAGTCCGACGAGTTTATTGGATAATAAACAAACCAGGTTACCCTAAAGAATATCAAAGTAACCTGGTTCTTTGCAAAATGGATAATTAAACAATTCATTTATTATATAATGAAAACACTAGGTAGAAATTTGTTGAACAAATATTGAGAAAGGGTATTTATACTCGACATCAAATATAATTTTTACAACTAAATCATTATCAACCTGTTTACTTAATAAAAAAAGATTATGAACTCAAAAGTCAATTATGCAATGAATAGTCAAGGACCTATTATTGCGATTAGCTTAATTCAGGATCCAGAAGACAATAAAAACGAAAAAAATAATGAACCTGATTACCAAAATCCTTTCTATGATCCGGATTCCGACCAGGGCTCACAGGAATATGATCAAAAAGAAGATCCATTGAAAGATGATAATGAACCTATAGGCGAAGGTTAAACTTTAAATGATAATAATAAGCCATATCATGAGGAAGAAGATGATGAAGTTGATAACCTTGGCGATTTACACAGCAAATTATTATAATTCAATAAATCTTTAAAAACTTGAAACCTCAGGAAAGATTTGCCTGAGGTTTTTATTTTGTTCTAAATCTGTCATATAGTGTTTTAAAGGGGGATAAAGGTGCCTTTTGGCAAACTATTTGTTATAACAGCGGAAACTTTCATATCGAAGGTTTGAAATTTGAAACAATTATTTATTATCATGAAGAAAGTATTTTTACCTATTCTAACCCTTTTTATTTTAATGTTTGCTGCCAATGAGCAGGCAAACGCACAGACACCTTACCGTACTGCCATTGGTCTGGGAGTAGATGTGGGTGATGGAGAATCATTATTTGGACCACAGATCAAACATAGCTTCAGTGGTCGAGACGCAGGAAATGCCCAAGTATTATTTGGAGACCACATTACCGTGGTAGGTGTTGATTATTCATACAACCAACGTATCTCTGGTACCAGAGGGTTAACGTGGTATGTAGGTGTAGGTCCTCAATTATCATTTATCGACCATGGAAAATGGGATGATGATTGGTATGATGATGACAAACACTGGGATGGGGACACCCATACGGATTTTGCAATCCGTCCAGCTTTAGGTATGGAATTCAGAATTCCTTCAACACCATTAGCGATGCACGTAGATTGGAAACCATGGTGGAACCTATCTCATGGTTCACATTTTGAAGCCTCTAGGTTTTCGCTAGGATTTAAATTCGTTTTAAAATAAAATAACAGTTAGAAGCAAAAAGGGTCTGCATAAAATTATGCGGACCCTTTTTCTTTTAGGATTGTTCTTTATATATGAAACGTCCAAAAATGTTCAATAAGATGTCCAAATATCAATACTGGGCATTTAAGTGGTTCTTTGTGGTCCCTATGTCCATTTATATAGTTGGAGGGTTGATTATGTTGATCGTTTCTATTATTGATAAAATGAATAAATAAGGCTTATTTTTTTACCAATTCGACTCTCCTATTTTGCTCTTTTCCAACATCGGTATTGTTGTCAGCGATAAAATCATTGGCTCCAAAACCATTTGCGGTAAGCCTTGATTTATCGATTCCATCCTGAACTAAAGTAGAAAGAACCGTATTAGCTCGATCTTTTGATAGTTTTAGATTATGGTCTGCATTGCCTACGTTATCTGTATATCCATTGATATCTAATTTCAAGCTCGCATTGGAATTCAGGACCTTGCCAATTTCCGAAACAACATCTTTGCCATCAGCTTTCAATGTGGCTTTATCCGTATCAAAATTAATGTGTAGGACAGATTTTCCTTTTTCGTTCAAATCCTTTTCAATTTTATCTGCTTTAATGATGCCTACAGTCTGTTTGAAAGCATCACTTTCTCCCGTATAAATTGCAGCATAGGCAGAATTGCTAGCAATAGCAAAAAGGACCAGTTTACCCTCTTTCTTCAGGCCATAGGTTACAAGATTCTCCATATTGGAGGTTGCAAAATCGAAATAATAGCTATCCTTGTTCTTAGCTTTATTCAAGGCATCAATTTGGTCCTGTGGAATTTGTCCTTCAAACAACTTTTTAGCGCCAAGGCTTTCGAAATGTTTGGCAAAGGATTGAACAAATTTATATTCATCCCAAGTTCCATTCATGGCATATCCCTTCACCTTGACCTTTCCCTCCAGTGGGTAAAATGAATTTCCTGTATAGAACTCAATTTTTCCAAAATCCGATTCCCTATCGAAACCATAGCTGCTTTTTGCATCCACCCATTCTGGGATGGAATAATATGGAAATTGCCCCATATCTGCGGTTGCTTCTGCTAAAGATTCCGGGTTGAAGGAAGTTGAGGCTGGAACGGTGGAAGTACTTACCGTTGTATCAACAGTGGAAGAAGTAATACTATCTTGATTGGCCTCAGCATCTTTATTAGCCGAATTATTACAGGACATCACGGTCAGGAATGCCGGCAGTATACCTAATAAAATGGTTTTTTTGTTCATTTTTCATTAATTAGTGTAACTAAATATAGGAATAATAGGTGTTAATTGTCACGAAAATAATGAGTTTTTGAAGGAGTGTGATCGAGGGGAAGGTTTGTTGGGTCGAACCAGGATGAAAAGGATGAGAGGATGGGCCAAGATAATTTGCTCATTGATAGATTTGCAAACCCCCAAAGGGGGTGGAATCTTTGTAGAACTTGGATGATTAGAATGGCCAATCCACAGCGTAGGTGAAATATTTTTCAATGAATATTTTTGAAGATAGAAAACAGTTCTTTCGCTTTGCTCAAGATGACAAAAATCCTAAAAAAAATAAGAAATAGATTTTTCGTTTCACTCTGAATCCCTCTTTGGCGCATTGTGATTCTGAACGTATAGTGAGGAAACTGTACGGTTCTTCCCCTCATGACTTTGTCATTTTCATTCGAAGATTGAGGACCTGCACGCCAATGCTATCATTCCAAAAATTAGGTTTGCAATGTTCCGAGATGTTTCGTTCCTCAGTATCACACAAAAAAACCTTAACTTATTGACCTTGCCCATAGAGTTCTATATTTAAAAATTCAAGAGCCAGTCATCAGTTTCTTTACCAAATTCCTTTTACACCATAGACTTCAAGTTCTAATATTTCAATATTGTTTCCCCAGAAATGGTAGCCTTCCGTATTGTTTTTATCGGGTTTGCGATCTAGGTAGCTGGAATAGATTCCGTTGTCGAAAAAAACTTCGATGGATGTTCTGTCGATATAGATATCAGCTGATAGTTCCATGCTCGTCGGGTCCTGTGGTGAATAGAACATGCCATTCAGCATGTTGGAATTCATATCGTAACTGATCATCCTTTGGGCATATAGATTGAATCCTGCATCAGTGGCATGGGAAAGTTTGATCTTTGTTTTTATGCGCAATTTGTCCTTATCACTGTATTTATGCAATAACTCGTTAGCTTTCGCTGCCGTTAAATTCGTCCAGGAATCGACCTTGTTAAAGAGTTTCTCGGTTTCCTTAATTGGGACACTGAATAGTCGCGGTCCATCTTTGGTATTTCTTAAGGTCAATTCCGTAGGAAGCATCATCATCCCATTAAAGGGCATATCACCTTGAGGGATCCTCCCCCAGCCGATCTGAATCCTTCTGCCATCTTTTTCAGGAATATTGCTATAAGTCTGCGCAGCATAGAGATGTCCTGCATTATAAAAGTACTTGCCAGCCTCAGGCGTAAATTTCTTGCCATCAAATGAACCGATCATATAAGTACCAGTAGCTCCGTACATAACCCATTTTTTATTATTCTGGTCGCCGTCAACCGCAAGTTCAAATAATTCTGGGCACTCCCAAAAACCGGAGACATGACTTTGATAGGTCCAGTCCTTCAAATTACTTGAAGTGTAAATGGAATGACCATCTAGCTCGTTGAGAACCATCACCCAATGTTTTGAAGGATCATGGTAGAAGACTTTGGGATCCCTAGTATCCTGACTGTTCCACTTCTCCTTGGAATCAATCAATGGGTTCTTATCATATTTGGTCCAGGTTCTTCCATTGTCAAGACTGTAAGCCATGCACTGAACCTGTCTGTCGGCACTAGCTGCTGTGTAAAAGGCAATCATGGCTGGCTTCTCCCCCTTATTGTAACCAGCGGTATTATTATAGTCGATAATTGCAGAACCAGAAAACATGGTCCCCAATTTATCTGGATATAAGGCTGTAGGCAACTCCTCCCAATGAAGCAAATCTTTACTGACAGCATGGCCCCAATGCATGTTTTCCCACTCCCTTTCCATAGGGTTGTGCTGGTAAAACAAATGGTATTCTCCATCATAGTAAACTAAACCATTAGGATCATTGATCCATCCCCTTTTGGTAGAGAAATGGAATTGAGGGCGATTCTGCTCTTGATATAGACTTTCCTGACCCTTGATCTCATCAGCTTGATAGATCTGCTTTAAGGCCTTCTCATCTCCATCAAAGGTGATTTTTAGATTTTTCCCCTTTAAATGGGACACATCGTAAAACACCCAATAATCTGCATGCTCAGGGGCTAGCCTAACAACTACTGACCAAGTATCATGTCCATCTGGTTTAAATTCCATTTTCTTCCGATCCTGCGTATTGGATATCGGAAAATTGAGGTATTTCTTATTGATCTTTAAGGTGATTTCAGCGGCAGTAAGGCCAGCACTCAGCAAGACCGACAGGATAAGCAGGGTTAGTTTTTTCATAGCGAATGGATTAGGTAAGAGTAAGATAAGAATTTTTAACAAAAGGCCTTCAATTGAAATCCTAAAATTAGGAACTCGGTCGAAAGAATGAATTTTTCCTCTATCTTTGCAGCTCAAAATAAATTCGAGCGAATCGTGATCAATGTAAATAACATCTCCGTTTCCTTTGGGGGAACAACTCTTTTTTCCGATGTGACCTTCTCAATCAATGAGAATGACAAAATCGCCTTAATGGGTAAGAATGGTGCGGGTAAATCCACTTTATTAAAGATTATTGCTGGTGTTGGGAAACCAACAACAGGAAATGTAACTGGTCCTAAAGATGCCGTAATCGCATATTTACCGCAGCATTTGTTGACCAAGGATAATATGACCGTATTTGAGGAAACTTCAAAGGCATTTGAAGAGGTCTATAAAATGCGTGATGAACTGGAGGAGCTTAATGAACAGTTGAATATCCGTACCGATTATGAAACGGATGATTACATGAGATTGATCGAACGTGTTTCCGAACTGAGCGAGAAATTCTATTCTATTGAAGAGACAAATTACGATGCTGAGGTTGAAAAGGTATTGAAGGGATTGGGCTTTGAGCGCTCAGATTTCAATCGTCAAACTTCTGAATTTTCAGGAGGATGGCGTATGCGGATCGAATTGGCGAAAATCCTATTAAAGAAACCAGACCTGATCTTGTTGGATGAGCCGACCAACCATATGGATATCGAGAGTATTGAATGGTTAGAGGATTTCTTGGTCAATCAGGCAAAGGCGGTGATCGTGATTTCCCATGACCGCGCATTCGTAGATAATATTACCAATAGAACCATTGAGGTGACCATGGGTAAAATCTACGACTACAAGGCCAAATACAGCCATTATTTGGAACTTCGCAAGGAACGTAGATTGCACCAATTGAAGGCTTATGAAGAGCAACAACGCTTTATCGCCGATAATCAAGAATTTATTGACCGTTTCAAAGGGACTTATTCCAAAACATTACAGGTTCAGTCTAGGGTTAAGATGTTGGAAAAATTGGAGATCATTGAAATCGATGAAGTTGACAATTCAGCTTTGCGCCTGAAATTCCCGCCTTCACCAAGGTCAGGAACTTATCCTGTCATTGTTGAAGATCTCACCAAGACCTATGGTGACCATTTGGTATTCCAAAAGGCAAATATGGTCATTGAGCGTGGACAGAAGGTAGCTTTTGTAGGCAAGAATGGTGAGGGTAAATCCACGATGATCAAAGCGATCATGGGTGAGATCGACTTTGAAGGTACCTTAAAAGTTGGCCACAATGCAAAAATCGGTTATTTTGCCCAAAATCAGGCTGCTTTATTGGATGAAGATCTAACCGTATTTGAAACTATCGATCAGATTGCAGTTGGTGATGTACGGGTTAAGATCAAGGATCTTCTAGGAGCATTTATGTTTAGCGGTGATGATACGACGAAAAAGGTAAAGGTTCTTTCTGGGGGTGAAAAAACGAGATTGGCCATGATCAAGTTGTTGTTGGAGCCCGTAAATGTATTGATTCTGGATGAGCCTACCAACCATTTGGATATGAAAACTAAAGATATCATCAAAGATGCTCTGCAGGATTTTGATGGCACCTTGATTTTGGTTTCCCACGACCGCGATTTCTTGGATGGATTGGCAACCAAGGTTTTTGAATTCGGAAACAAACGCGTACGTGAGCATTTTGAAGACATCAAAGGATTCTTGGAATACAAGAAAATGAATAGCTTGAAAGAGATAGAGAAATAAATCTCCAGATATTATAGAAAAAGGGTTAACATTTATCGTGTTAACCCTTTTTCAATTTATTAATTTTCCTCAATTATACAACGACCGGAGTCTCTTCGGAATGCAGTTTCTGTTGTGAAATCAGATGATGTAGGACCTCGGTAGATAAACCATGTAGGGTTAGCCTAAATCCTGCTCCATAAGTAGGCAATGGAATCATGGGATGTTTATTGTTCAAGGCAATGAGCTTTTCAGGGCAGCTCATTATCGTAGCTGCATATACTCCAATGACCTCATCCAATTGCAAAGAGTTAGATGCTCTCCAAAAATCATTATCGGTTAAAAAGAATTGATAAATGGTGTGAATACCTCAATCGCCGAGGAGAGGTCCATCATATTGGTCCAGCGATTCGGAAATTCCTCAAAGGGAATAGGTCCCGCAGAGACTGCAGAGAAATCTGGACTGGAAACTGGTTCAATTTTCAATCCCTTTTCCTGAATTGCTGTATTTAAATTGATAATGAAATTGTAAAGGTTAAGATCATGTTCCAAGAACAAGTTATCCTTGACCACTTCTAAAGACAATGGCTTTAAGGGATTCATTGGAATATCCTCGGCTCCCTTAACATTGTCTTTGATAAATCGCAAGACCTCAGACCCTAGGTAAAAATGCCTCAAGATCAAAAAGTTGGCTTCAGGAGAAACCCAATACTTCATGCCCCAATAAAGGAAGCGATGTAGGGTCTTAGGGGCATTGATCAGATTGGGAGCAACTGCTTTAAAGATCTGTAAGATAATAATGGTCAATCGTCCAAATACCCTTAAAAAAGGCAACATAAATTGCTTGCTCTTTCTATTGGAATCAAACAAAAAAGCAGCCTTTGCATCTTTATTAAAGGGGACACTATTGTCCAAGAACAATGCATGCCAATGACTTGGGTCTCTGGGATTGTTCTTTTTATGTTCGAAATATTCGCTGGTATGTAACATAGAAGCTGATTAATAATTTCCGATTTCTGCCAATTGCAATTGATATAGTTTCGCCACGACTTTCGCCGTTTTGGCTACTCTTTTTGCCATCTCTTCAGTTAACAATTCTGAATTAAGAGCCTTTTCAAATCGCTCAAAATGGTTGTCATTGGAGTCAGAGGTTTCATGATAGATAAAGAAAGAAACCTGATCATCTTTTAGATCCAATTGATGCTGGATAGCACGGCCCCATTTTCCAGCCAAACGATTGCCCAAGCCTTCAATAATAAACATTCCTCCTAGCAAGTCAAAAGGATTGGGTTGACTTGCTTTATGGAACATATAGGCACTCAAAGCCTCCGAACCAATATTTTTCTCACCCTGATAGAGGGCTTCCTTATTTCCACCACAATTGATATAGTTCTTTTCAAGGATCTGATAATCTTTATGTTCATCGCGAGAATGGGAAATAAAGGAAGAACGGATATCAAAATAATCCATGCTCACATTGGAGGCAGCCCGCGCAATCCATTGCGATCCATCGATAACCTGTTGCCTTAAATTTAACAATAAGAGTTTATAATCTTCCAGACTGATCGTCCCATTGTAAATCCTTTCGATAATCGGCGTGCTACGTAGAGATAGTTCAAAATCTACCCAAATCTGCGTAAGGTCACGCACGAGTTTCTCCTGTATAGGTTTATTATCAATATGGATTTCAGGCGCTAAGATTTCATCTTCTTTTGAGATCAATGGTTTTTTCTCTTCCTGAGCATTGCCCACTACCTTGAGCTGCATAAAGGTGGTAATGAAACGGCCGCTCTCGGGAACCATACATAGGATTTCCTGATTTGGCTTCAACTTCCCACTATATAGTAATTCCTCCAACATAATGTAGATGGAGGCTGCACCCGTATTACCTTTATCATGTAAATTGGTAAACCATTTATCTTCATCAATGATTAATCCTCCTTTTTTCAAAAGATCTACAATAGGTTGTTTAAAATATTCTGAAGAATAATGACATACTAGCCAATCTATTCTTTTAGGATCAACTTTCCCGGTTTCAATCAATTGAAAAAGATGTTGAACACCGAGGTTAACGGTATTGTTGACCAACTTAATATCTTGTTTTAGATTAATTGCGGCATCGGCATCGGCGGCTGAAAAACTTGGATAATCCAACCAATATTTATCAATTGTGCCATCCTTCTTTTTATTGGCACCAGTGTACATGCAGACCTCAAAACTATTGGCATAGGATTTTACGTCTATCCATTCAACCTCAAGGCTCAATCCTTTGGCATTAGGTTTATCAGATAGGTACATGGCCCCTGCTCCATCCGAAAGCATCCATCTCAAAAAATCGGTATCCAATGGCAAGCCTTTCTCCTGAATTTCGGGTTGATTCGCAAACCGTGAGGCCTTAAACATACGACTGGGCATATCTGCTGCACAAGAAATGGCATTTTCGTTTTCTCCAGTCAATATATGCAAATA contains:
- a CDS encoding ABC-F family ATP-binding cassette domain-containing protein; the protein is MINVNNISVSFGGTTLFSDVTFSINENDKIALMGKNGAGKSTLLKIIAGVGKPTTGNVTGPKDAVIAYLPQHLLTKDNMTVFEETSKAFEEVYKMRDELEELNEQLNIRTDYETDDYMRLIERVSELSEKFYSIEETNYDAEVEKVLKGLGFERSDFNRQTSEFSGGWRMRIELAKILLKKPDLILLDEPTNHMDIESIEWLEDFLVNQAKAVIVISHDRAFVDNITNRTIEVTMGKIYDYKAKYSHYLELRKERRLHQLKAYEEQQRFIADNQEFIDRFKGTYSKTLQVQSRVKMLEKLEIIEIDEVDNSALRLKFPPSPRSGTYPVIVEDLTKTYGDHLVFQKANMVIERGQKVAFVGKNGEGKSTMIKAIMGEIDFEGTLKVGHNAKIGYFAQNQAALLDEDLTVFETIDQIAVGDVRVKIKDLLGAFMFSGDDTTKKVKVLSGGEKTRLAMIKLLLEPVNVLILDEPTNHLDMKTKDIIKDALQDFDGTLILVSHDRDFLDGLATKVFEFGNKRVREHFEDIKGFLEYKKMNSLKEIEK
- a CDS encoding OmpA family protein yields the protein MNKKTILLGILPAFLTVMSCNNSANKDAEANQDSITSSTVDTTVSTSTVPASTSFNPESLAEATADMGQFPYYSIPEWVDAKSSYGFDRESDFGKIEFYTGNSFYPLEGKVKVKGYAMNGTWDEYKFVQSFAKHFESLGAKKLFEGQIPQDQIDALNKAKNKDSYYFDFATSNMENLVTYGLKKEGKLVLFAIASNSAYAAIYTGESDAFKQTVGIIKADKIEKDLNEKGKSVLHINFDTDKATLKADGKDVVSEIGKVLNSNASLKLDINGYTDNVGNADHNLKLSKDRANTVLSTLVQDGIDKSRLTANGFGANDFIADNNTDVGKEQNRRVELVKK
- a CDS encoding glycoside hydrolase family 32 protein; its protein translation is MKKLTLLILSVLLSAGLTAAEITLKINKKYLNFPISNTQDRKKMEFKPDGHDTWSVVVRLAPEHADYWVFYDVSHLKGKNLKITFDGDEKALKQIYQADEIKGQESLYQEQNRPQFHFSTKRGWINDPNGLVYYDGEYHLFYQHNPMEREWENMHWGHAVSKDLLHWEELPTALYPDKLGTMFSGSAIIDYNNTAGYNKGEKPAMIAFYTAASADRQVQCMAYSLDNGRTWTKYDKNPLIDSKEKWNSQDTRDPKVFYHDPSKHWVMVLNELDGHSIYTSSNLKDWTYQSHVSGFWECPELFELAVDGDQNNKKWVMYGATGTYMIGSFDGKKFTPEAGKYFYNAGHLYAAQTYSNIPEKDGRRIQIGWGRIPQGDMPFNGMMMLPTELTLRNTKDGPRLFSVPIKETEKLFNKVDSWTNLTAAKANELLHKYSDKDKLRIKTKIKLSHATDAGFNLYAQRMISYDMNSNMLNGMFYSPQDPTSMELSADIYIDRTSIEVFFDNGIYSSYLDRKPDKNNTEGYHFWGNNIEILELEVYGVKGIW
- a CDS encoding beta-ketoacyl-ACP synthase III, whose product is MKKDNRPVYINAIGMHLPNSPVFNEDMEDFLGLIGGKPSRAKERMLKQNGIKTRYYALDKSQNSTDSVAGMADKAIKNCLAKANVNKEDVELLTAGTTQGDVPIPGFASMVHAESKLPVCNIVSHQSVCSSGIMALKSAYLHILTGENENAISCAADMPSRMFKASRFANQPEIQEKGLPLDTDFLRWMLSDGAGAMYLSDKPNAKGLSLEVEWIDVKSYANSFEVCMYTGANKKKDGTIDKYWLDYPSFSAADADAAINLKQDIKLVNNTVNLGVQHLFQLIETGKVDPKRIDWLVCHYSSEYFKQPIVDLLKKGGLIIDEDKWFTNLHDKGNTGAASIYIMLEELLYSGKLKPNQEILCMVPESGRFITTFMQLKVVGNAQEEKKPLISKEDEILAPEIHIDNKPIQEKLVRDLTQIWVDFELSLRSTPIIERIYNGTISLEDYKLLLLNLRQQVIDGSQWIARAASNVSMDYFDIRSSFISHSRDEHKDYQILEKNYINCGGNKEALYQGEKNIGSEALSAYMFHKASQPNPFDLLGGMFIIEGLGNRLAGKWGRAIQHQLDLKDDQVSFFIYHETSDSNDNHFERFEKALNSELLTEEMAKRVAKTAKVVAKLYQLQLAEIGNY